In one Spirosoma rigui genomic region, the following are encoded:
- a CDS encoding serine hydrolase domain-containing protein yields the protein MKLLFSLFSLTGLLACQQMDIPQAQRQSCDPDSSATHLKHQTYLSELRQYRLNTGSPGSLMLIQKPGEARWAGAVGQSNLENQTDLLVCDQFRTGSITKVFVAVAVLKLQEQGLLRLTDNLAQLLPATRGNIPQAEQITVRHLLNHTSGLADPTNESIRYQLSLVDNAEERFKQTTNQLLSRYVYGKPLHFAPGSGWHYSNTNYWLLGQIIEQKTGKRLHDVLDQWIFRPLGLSATYLDVRDDRNVIRGYADIYGNGRLFDVSHWDRADSDGEADGGIVSTAADLARFMEGLFGGKLLSESSLTEMIQPTLLPSCPTGDCEYGLGIEHWKTNAGRAYGHNGSSVGFEANLLYFPHNKGVFVLYKNNGNGSDKSLMDRLMK from the coding sequence ATGAAATTATTGTTTTCTCTTTTCAGCCTGACGGGCTTGCTGGCCTGCCAGCAAATGGACATTCCGCAAGCGCAACGTCAGTCTTGTGACCCGGACTCCTCCGCTACACACCTGAAACACCAAACATATCTGAGCGAACTGCGCCAATACCGCCTGAACACGGGCTCTCCGGGTAGCCTCATGCTGATCCAGAAACCGGGCGAAGCCCGCTGGGCAGGAGCAGTCGGGCAATCAAATCTCGAAAACCAGACCGACCTGCTCGTTTGCGATCAATTCCGAACCGGCAGCATTACCAAGGTATTTGTGGCCGTTGCCGTACTGAAGTTACAGGAGCAGGGGCTGTTACGGCTAACCGACAACCTGGCCCAGCTGCTGCCAGCAACGCGGGGTAACATTCCTCAAGCCGAGCAAATTACCGTTCGCCACCTGCTGAACCACACCAGCGGCCTAGCAGATCCGACGAACGAAAGCATCCGTTATCAGTTGTCCCTTGTGGACAATGCTGAAGAGCGGTTCAAGCAAACTACCAACCAGCTTCTAAGCCGCTATGTGTATGGCAAACCACTGCACTTTGCGCCCGGTAGTGGCTGGCACTACAGCAACACAAATTACTGGCTATTAGGGCAAATAATCGAGCAGAAAACGGGTAAGCGCCTGCACGACGTACTGGACCAGTGGATTTTTCGTCCGCTGGGCCTGAGTGCTACGTATCTGGATGTACGCGACGACCGCAACGTAATCCGCGGCTATGCCGATATATATGGAAACGGGCGGCTGTTCGATGTTAGTCATTGGGATCGAGCCGATAGCGACGGGGAAGCAGACGGGGGCATTGTCTCGACGGCGGCTGATCTTGCCCGGTTCATGGAAGGGCTGTTTGGAGGGAAACTGCTTAGCGAAAGCTCGTTGACCGAGATGATCCAGCCGACGCTACTGCCATCCTGCCCAACTGGTGATTGCGAATATGGGCTGGGTATTGAACATTGGAAAACCAACGCAGGGCGGGCTTATGGGCACAACGGAAGTTCGGTCGGTTTTGAAGCGAACCTGTTGTATTTTCCGCACAACAAGGGTGTATTCGTCCTCTATAAAAATAACGGCAACGGCTCTGACAAAAGCCTGATGGACCGGCTGATGAAGTGA
- a CDS encoding sensor histidine kinase, with amino-acid sequence MNRLNDKMLRIVGPLVLWAVGTVFFNLSTLFAPQISRWRFVSYGIFSLYVSWWVIRGLVGQAQRRYGGLERTPQRILWLVVSGIPVTAGLVAVRVLLTRYYVFVDADNWESGDLLFMFGIGLFYLTIIGAIYEARYFFGQWLVEKRASEELRRAKLEMQLRSLKEQVQPHFLFNSLNTLQALVKTNETTKAVQFIGDLAQVYRYLLQSNEQPLITLDEELAFTHAYLGLLKTRFDAGLIVDIAIDPAHRTHHLPPLTLQGLVENAVKHNLVSANRPLRIRIHSNAAGTLVVENNLQRRPLSNVSSAQKGLLNISQKYRLLGQPDVDIQENEGVFIVRVALIK; translated from the coding sequence ATGAACCGCCTGAACGACAAGATGCTGCGAATCGTTGGTCCACTGGTCCTGTGGGCGGTGGGCACGGTATTTTTCAATCTGTCGACGCTCTTCGCCCCCCAAATAAGCCGATGGCGGTTTGTTTCCTACGGCATCTTCTCGCTCTACGTATCGTGGTGGGTAATTCGAGGGCTTGTTGGCCAGGCGCAGCGACGCTACGGGGGACTGGAACGTACCCCGCAACGTATTCTCTGGCTGGTGGTGTCAGGCATACCCGTTACCGCGGGTCTGGTGGCGGTGCGGGTACTGCTGACCCGGTACTACGTATTCGTTGATGCCGACAACTGGGAGTCGGGCGACCTTTTATTCATGTTTGGGATAGGACTATTTTACCTGACTATCATTGGGGCCATTTACGAAGCGCGGTACTTTTTCGGGCAGTGGCTGGTCGAGAAGCGGGCGTCGGAAGAGCTGCGCCGGGCCAAGCTCGAAATGCAACTTCGTTCGTTAAAAGAACAGGTGCAGCCCCACTTCCTGTTTAACAGCCTCAATACATTACAGGCACTGGTAAAAACGAATGAGACGACCAAAGCGGTGCAGTTTATTGGCGATCTGGCTCAGGTGTATCGTTACCTGCTCCAAAGCAACGAACAGCCACTGATTACGCTCGATGAAGAGTTGGCGTTTACCCATGCCTACCTCGGCCTGCTGAAAACGCGTTTCGATGCAGGATTGATCGTCGACATCGCTATTGATCCGGCTCACCGTACGCACCACCTGCCGCCCCTAACGCTACAGGGACTGGTTGAGAACGCCGTCAAGCATAACCTCGTCTCGGCAAACCGACCGCTTCGGATTCGCATCCACAGCAACGCAGCCGGTACACTGGTGGTGGAAAACAACCTGCAGCGACGGCCGCTTTCCAACGTGTCGTCCGCCCAAAAAGGGCTGCTAAACATCAGTCAAAAGTACCGTCTGCTGGGTCAGCCCGACGTCGATATTCAGGAAAACGAAGGCGTATTTATTGTTAGGGTGGCGTTGATAAAATAA
- a CDS encoding LytR/AlgR family response regulator transcription factor translates to MNVLIIEDEPLAARQLQTMVQDYDSDVTVLDILDSVEMSVNWFAKNPHPDLLLADIELTDGQSFDIFGHVAVRCPVIFTTTYDEYALKAFRVHSVDYLLKPIDEATLRRSLEKFRDMQRLYGAARPALDLGELLKTLRPVAPLQPDYRDRFLLKQGARLVPMEVIDMAYFFTRDRLTFVQTWDNRALMMDYTLDELGQKLSPQRFFRANRQFILNVKAVSHVHLHFNGRLKLDLTPPTDEDVFISRDRAAEFRAWLGE, encoded by the coding sequence ATGAACGTACTGATCATTGAAGATGAACCCTTAGCGGCCCGGCAACTGCAAACGATGGTGCAGGACTACGATTCCGATGTAACGGTGCTGGACATTCTGGACAGCGTTGAGATGTCGGTAAACTGGTTTGCAAAGAACCCGCATCCCGATCTGCTGCTGGCCGACATTGAATTGACCGATGGCCAGAGCTTCGACATTTTCGGGCATGTGGCCGTGCGCTGTCCGGTCATTTTCACTACCACCTACGACGAGTATGCGCTTAAGGCTTTTCGGGTTCACAGTGTCGACTACTTGCTGAAGCCTATCGATGAAGCCACCCTGCGCCGTAGTCTGGAGAAATTCAGGGATATGCAGCGGCTCTACGGTGCCGCCCGCCCGGCGCTCGACTTAGGTGAACTACTGAAAACCCTGCGCCCGGTCGCTCCGCTCCAGCCCGACTATCGCGATCGGTTTCTGCTGAAACAGGGTGCCCGGCTGGTTCCAATGGAAGTAATCGATATGGCCTATTTCTTTACCCGCGACCGGCTGACGTTTGTGCAGACTTGGGATAATCGAGCGCTGATGATGGATTATACGTTAGACGAACTGGGGCAAAAGCTCAGTCCGCAGCGGTTCTTCCGCGCTAACCGGCAATTTATCCTGAACGTGAAGGCTGTCAGCCATGTGCATCTACACTTCAACGGTCGGCTGAAGCTCGACCTTACTCCACCCACGGACGAAGATGTGTTTATAAGCCGTGACCGAGCCGCTGAGTTTCGGGCATGGCTCGGTGAGTGA
- a CDS encoding Crp/Fnr family transcriptional regulator translates to MMNEQFRTHVSKFILMSENEFAQVSTYFQTQTVRKKENLLMEGQVCKHNYFILKGILRKFFINGKGIEQTTEFAIENWWMTDTFSLLHQSPTEFCIQAVEPVELLFIHRDAQEKLLAHHPGMEKYFRCVYQKAYAAAQMRLKFLYDFSREDLYHYFRKSQPEFLQRVPQYLIASYLNITPEYLSEIRRKSIS, encoded by the coding sequence ATGATGAATGAACAATTTCGAACCCATGTCAGCAAGTTCATCCTGATGAGTGAAAACGAATTCGCCCAGGTCAGTACTTATTTTCAAACCCAGACAGTTCGAAAAAAAGAAAATCTGCTGATGGAAGGCCAGGTCTGTAAGCACAATTATTTTATCCTGAAGGGCATCTTGCGTAAATTCTTCATCAACGGAAAGGGTATTGAGCAAACCACTGAATTTGCCATTGAGAATTGGTGGATGACGGACACCTTTTCGTTGCTCCATCAGTCACCGACCGAGTTCTGCATTCAAGCGGTTGAACCGGTAGAACTCCTGTTTATTCACCGCGATGCCCAGGAAAAACTTCTGGCCCACCATCCCGGGATGGAGAAGTATTTCCGCTGCGTCTACCAGAAAGCCTACGCAGCGGCCCAGATGCGGTTGAAGTTCTTGTATGACTTCTCCCGGGAAGACCTCTATCATTATTTTCGTAAGAGCCAGCCGGAATTTTTACAGCGCGTTCCCCAATACCTCATCGCTTCGTACCTCAATATAACGCCCGAATACCTAAGCGAAATCCGCCGGAAGAGCATTTCTTAA
- a CDS encoding SDR family oxidoreductase: protein MKIVIIGGTGLIGSQVVKNLPENVDVLVGSPQTGVNTVTNRGVEEALTNAEVVVDVSNSPSFADEDVLTFFTSSTQNIVAASKKAGIKHLVILSVVGTDQLQKSGYFRAKKAQEDLIKASGIPYTIVQATQFFEFAGSIAAGSRVQNKIVLSTAFTQPIASAEIAAFVSERAIGEPANSTLEIGGPERVGMDKWIRYYLQVMKKPLDVVIDTNAPYFGSAIGQTTLVPVHAAFTGAIHYKDWISKSENQQ from the coding sequence ATGAAAATCGTGATTATTGGCGGTACCGGCCTCATTGGTAGTCAGGTGGTGAAAAACCTGCCGGAAAACGTTGACGTGCTGGTTGGCTCACCACAAACGGGTGTCAACACCGTAACCAACCGAGGGGTTGAGGAAGCTCTGACAAACGCAGAGGTGGTGGTCGATGTCTCTAATTCACCCTCCTTTGCCGATGAAGATGTGTTGACTTTTTTTACCTCGTCTACCCAGAACATAGTGGCAGCCAGCAAAAAAGCAGGTATTAAACACTTGGTTATACTCTCGGTAGTGGGCACCGACCAGCTCCAAAAAAGTGGGTACTTTCGGGCCAAAAAGGCGCAGGAAGACCTGATCAAAGCCTCCGGTATTCCCTACACCATTGTTCAGGCTACTCAGTTCTTCGAATTCGCCGGTAGCATTGCTGCTGGGAGTAGGGTACAAAATAAAATTGTACTCTCTACGGCATTTACTCAACCGATTGCCAGCGCCGAGATTGCCGCTTTCGTATCCGAAAGGGCCATTGGCGAACCGGCCAATAGTACTCTGGAAATTGGCGGCCCCGAACGGGTTGGAATGGACAAGTGGATAAGATACTATCTACAGGTAATGAAGAAACCACTGGATGTGGTCATCGATACCAATGCCCCCTATTTCGGATCGGCAATCGGTCAAACGACCCTGGTTCCCGTCCACGCGGCCTTCACGGGAGCTATCCACTACAAAGACTGGATCTCAAAGTCCGAGAACCAGCAATAA
- a CDS encoding PA14 domain-containing protein encodes MLVLLCSLSSVSGQTTYYLANTGTDSNNGRSADTPFQTLGKINSLTLQPGDQILLRRGDTFRGTLTIRQSGSDNKPIRIDAYGSGNKPVISGALPVTNWTNVGNNIWQASFSTGASRVTGVYRNESALALGRYPNLSAANKGYLTVQSHSGNAQLVSRESTSRDWTGGEAVIRSRQWVLDRAIITSQNGNILNLNNPSGYDLADGWGYFIQNHPNTLDQNGEWYYNASDKTIRIYDDQNNLNGQSITATAYSEGISLTGASYITIQNLVITQTLGTGLLVENGSNLVLANNEITNAGEDALIVRGSGNTILIENNLIENVNNNGLSILPYQNVTVRGNTIRRIGLWAGRGASGDGSYMAVKTLSTVNTLIENNVVDNVGYSGITYSTNTTVRRNRVSNFCLTKNDGGGLYIWNGNKQPLNDIHILSNLVFNGTGAPEGTPNTVFSGAHGIFFDECVTNVEVKDNTVFNCRGLGFFLHAPQNITVIGNTAFNNGEGQFQIAHNHGVCAPRGNTVLNNSFVSRLPDQFVAKYESDANDLTSFGEFDNNSYARPFEDLFKIRIAYNNGSGITGADLSLAEWQNRYGKDRNSVNSPLTFKPFQVSGAEAPMLVSSFDGSSDSWETWSPYGNGQAAWDNGNRIDGGSLRVSFPAGSGKSDSYILVSKNIKAITKGKSYQIAFDAVASSGGKRVEAYLRQRAGSYQDLDVRSIQVTGTNRTHYEALFTAKQDEGTPIVAFQVYEDGQTVWLDNINVREVTLSPVNPDDVIKLVYNETFADITVSLNGNYRDLRNNLFSNQITLKPFTSAVLLKETTAPAPPAVSLRDPENPASAVSGIDYRYYEGSWGNLPDFTALTPGKTGVAGTPDLSIRNRDNNYGVRFAGYIQIPADGVYTFYVNSDDGSKLYIGSTEVVNNDGGHGPTEKSGTIGLKAGKHALTIPYFQGSGGQTLTVSYSGPGIDKQLIPAAAYYRLPSTPASTGQGTGLMASYYPNKTLSGNPALTRTDATVDVDWGGGAPAAGTGSDNFSVRWSGQVLAPVTGNYTFSTTSDDGIRLWVNGTMVIDNWSDHAPTTNNSASIALTAGQKYDLKLEYFESSGGAVARLMWSYPGQGQQVIPQSQLFPAAPPVSSNGAATYLSDLTWTGMTNGYGPAERDRSNGDAGSADGRPISLNGVGYPKGLGVHAPSEITYNLGGNYTTFVTDMGIDDEVAKGSCGSVEFLVYADNVLLYSSGRITPTTATKSLSVNVAGKQTLKLVVTTAGDDPYCDHADWAGARLLGTGGSRVAAWERAEPTTTPPPTVYPVPARHLLFVDYYARNTGEVAVELVNVASLPVARVMMPVSAGANTLTLPVQSFARGLYILSVTQDNQRTTHKVILAD; translated from the coding sequence ATGCTTGTACTGCTTTGCAGCCTGTCGTCCGTTTCAGGACAAACAACGTACTACCTGGCCAACACGGGGACTGATTCAAACAACGGACGGTCTGCCGATACTCCGTTCCAGACGCTCGGCAAAATCAATAGTCTCACGCTGCAGCCCGGGGACCAGATCCTGTTGCGACGGGGTGACACGTTCCGGGGTACGCTCACGATCCGTCAGTCGGGTTCCGACAACAAACCCATTCGCATCGATGCATATGGCTCGGGCAACAAACCGGTTATTTCGGGAGCCTTGCCCGTAACGAACTGGACTAATGTGGGCAACAACATCTGGCAGGCGAGTTTTTCGACCGGAGCCAGCCGCGTTACGGGTGTGTACCGCAACGAATCGGCCCTGGCGCTGGGCCGGTATCCTAACCTGAGCGCAGCCAACAAAGGGTATCTGACCGTTCAGTCGCACAGCGGTAACGCCCAGCTTGTGAGCCGGGAGTCAACGAGTCGCGACTGGACGGGGGGCGAAGCCGTTATCCGGTCGCGGCAGTGGGTGCTGGACCGGGCTATTATCACCAGCCAGAATGGCAATATCCTCAACCTGAACAACCCCAGTGGCTATGACCTGGCCGACGGGTGGGGGTACTTCATCCAGAATCACCCGAACACCCTCGATCAGAACGGCGAGTGGTATTACAATGCATCAGATAAAACCATTCGTATTTACGACGATCAGAACAATCTGAATGGGCAATCCATAACGGCTACCGCCTATTCGGAAGGCATAAGTCTGACGGGAGCAAGTTATATAACGATCCAGAACCTGGTCATTACCCAAACGCTCGGTACGGGTTTGCTGGTCGAAAACGGCTCGAATCTCGTTCTCGCCAACAACGAAATCACCAACGCCGGAGAAGATGCGCTGATCGTCAGGGGCTCCGGAAATACAATTCTGATCGAGAATAACCTCATCGAAAACGTCAACAACAACGGCCTGTCCATTCTTCCCTACCAAAATGTTACGGTACGTGGCAACACAATCCGGCGTATTGGTTTGTGGGCTGGGCGGGGTGCCAGTGGCGACGGGTCTTATATGGCCGTAAAGACGCTGTCGACGGTAAACACGCTGATCGAAAACAACGTAGTCGATAACGTAGGGTACAGCGGCATTACCTATTCAACGAACACGACTGTTCGCCGGAACCGGGTTTCCAATTTCTGTCTGACGAAAAACGACGGTGGCGGCCTGTACATCTGGAATGGCAACAAGCAACCGCTGAATGATATTCATATCCTGTCGAATCTGGTCTTTAATGGAACCGGCGCACCCGAAGGGACGCCCAATACGGTATTTTCTGGGGCACACGGTATTTTCTTCGATGAATGCGTGACCAACGTTGAGGTGAAAGACAATACGGTATTCAACTGCCGGGGGTTAGGCTTTTTTCTGCACGCGCCCCAGAACATCACAGTAATCGGCAATACCGCTTTCAACAACGGCGAGGGCCAGTTCCAGATCGCGCATAACCACGGCGTGTGTGCACCCCGGGGTAATACCGTGCTGAACAACAGTTTCGTCAGCCGCCTGCCCGACCAGTTTGTGGCCAAGTATGAATCGGATGCCAACGACCTGACCAGCTTCGGGGAGTTCGATAACAACAGCTACGCCCGTCCGTTCGAGGATCTGTTCAAAATACGAATTGCCTATAACAACGGCTCGGGCATTACGGGGGCCGATCTGTCGCTGGCGGAGTGGCAAAACCGCTATGGTAAAGACCGCAACTCGGTCAATAGCCCGCTGACCTTTAAACCATTTCAGGTGTCGGGAGCCGAAGCGCCGATGCTGGTTAGTTCATTCGATGGCAGTTCGGACAGCTGGGAAACCTGGAGTCCCTATGGCAACGGACAGGCGGCCTGGGACAACGGTAACCGAATCGACGGTGGTAGCCTTCGGGTGTCGTTCCCGGCGGGGTCCGGCAAAAGCGATTCCTATATTCTGGTATCGAAAAACATAAAAGCCATCACCAAGGGAAAGTCGTACCAGATCGCGTTCGATGCGGTCGCTTCATCGGGAGGTAAACGGGTAGAAGCCTACCTCCGGCAACGGGCAGGCTCGTACCAGGATCTGGATGTGCGGTCCATTCAGGTAACCGGTACCAACCGCACACACTACGAAGCCCTGTTCACCGCCAAACAAGACGAAGGCACACCCATTGTGGCCTTTCAGGTGTACGAAGATGGGCAGACCGTGTGGCTGGATAACATCAATGTGCGGGAGGTAACCCTGAGCCCCGTCAACCCGGACGACGTAATCAAACTAGTCTATAACGAAACGTTCGCCGACATCACCGTTTCGCTCAACGGCAACTACCGGGATCTGCGCAATAACCTGTTCAGTAACCAGATAACCCTGAAACCGTTCACGTCGGCCGTACTGCTCAAAGAAACAACAGCACCGGCTCCACCGGCCGTTTCCCTGCGCGACCCGGAGAACCCCGCCAGCGCCGTCAGCGGCATCGACTATCGCTACTACGAAGGCAGCTGGGGTAACCTGCCCGACTTCACGGCCCTCACACCTGGCAAGACCGGCGTTGCCGGAACGCCCGACCTGTCGATCCGAAACCGGGACAATAATTATGGCGTGCGGTTTGCCGGGTATATCCAGATACCGGCCGACGGGGTATACACCTTCTACGTCAACTCCGACGATGGCAGTAAACTGTATATCGGATCAACGGAAGTAGTCAACAACGACGGTGGTCACGGGCCAACGGAGAAGTCGGGCACCATTGGTTTGAAAGCAGGCAAGCACGCCCTGACGATTCCTTACTTTCAGGGGTCCGGCGGTCAGACACTCACGGTAAGTTACAGCGGTCCGGGGATCGACAAACAGCTTATTCCGGCAGCTGCTTACTACCGCCTGCCCTCAACTCCGGCAAGTACGGGACAGGGAACCGGCCTCATGGCATCCTATTACCCGAACAAAACACTGTCGGGAAACCCAGCACTTACCCGCACCGATGCCACCGTTGATGTTGACTGGGGGGGCGGAGCCCCCGCTGCGGGTACGGGATCGGATAACTTCTCGGTGCGCTGGAGCGGGCAGGTGCTGGCGCCCGTTACGGGCAACTACACCTTCAGCACCACCTCCGACGATGGTATCCGTCTTTGGGTGAACGGCACTATGGTTATCGACAACTGGTCGGATCATGCCCCTACTACCAACAACAGCGCATCCATTGCGCTCACGGCCGGGCAGAAGTACGACCTGAAGCTCGAGTACTTCGAAAGCAGTGGTGGCGCGGTAGCCCGGCTCATGTGGTCTTACCCGGGACAGGGCCAGCAGGTAATTCCCCAATCCCAGCTGTTTCCGGCAGCCCCGCCGGTCAGCAGCAATGGCGCAGCTACCTACCTGTCTGATCTTACCTGGACGGGCATGACCAACGGGTATGGACCCGCCGAGCGGGACCGTAGCAACGGAGATGCAGGCAGTGCTGACGGACGGCCTATCTCGCTCAACGGCGTTGGCTATCCCAAGGGACTTGGTGTCCATGCTCCCTCCGAGATCACGTATAACCTGGGTGGCAACTACACGACTTTCGTTACAGACATGGGTATCGACGATGAAGTAGCCAAGGGCAGCTGCGGATCGGTCGAGTTTCTTGTGTATGCCGACAACGTATTACTCTATAGCAGTGGCAGAATAACACCTACTACGGCAACGAAATCCCTGTCGGTGAACGTAGCGGGAAAGCAGACCCTGAAACTCGTTGTTACCACGGCGGGCGATGACCCCTACTGCGACCATGCCGACTGGGCGGGAGCCCGACTGCTGGGAACCGGTGGTAGCCGGGTGGCGGCTTGGGAACGCGCTGAGCCTACCACGACGCCACCGCCAACTGTCTATCCGGTTCCAGCCCGGCACCTGCTGTTTGTCGACTACTACGCCCGCAACACAGGGGAGGTAGCTGTGGAACTCGTCAACGTGGCGTCACTGCCCGTTGCCCGTGTTATGATGCCCGTTTCTGCCGGCGCCAACACCCTTACGCTACCAGTTCAGTCGTTCGCCCGCGGCCTGTATATCCTGTCGGTAACGCAGGACAACCAGCGGACTACGCATAAAGTAATCCTGGCCGACTAG
- a CDS encoding tetratricopeptide repeat protein, with the protein MKRFFLTCLGLSCLIRTGLAQPARNTMQAIQYTKLANTLREVDKSQESISLLKRAMPAVKSKNLYMEAVINELMGLSYNDLKDQATALNYLEEARTQYTKLKYVASAWAVNEVIRDISGKNVYAGIQIGSSDITLVILKTKYESDFYEKTIQSTVNIPNATLFANASPSYQAGQNGLKQCLDSIQHYNIPNERIFVVLSSEARESLQHAAANKQSFYSQLTQALPNGALRIDTTITSRRQAELFTIGAIPRKVWSTTSALNIGGTSTIGGYIDPTPESQPSGKRQSTGQIGGLANRTFHGIETPVGVSSLVSKIENGRSLNMDAFRREAQRVVKTVTDTALIPQLTKAGQGFQKRSTVGLAGDIALAVVTYLHPERAGVTAVPITLDDMERFRRSVLTNYRALTRPDLSGITDRTVRETVENDLTNLDKQLDEKHLIAGTLWLESIMKAYNNGSSPKRFVFIRNADTGWVTGKFLETINYEYESTIAKGALYTR; encoded by the coding sequence ATGAAACGTTTCTTTCTAACCTGTTTGGGTCTCAGCTGCTTAATCAGAACGGGCCTGGCCCAACCCGCCCGCAACACGATGCAGGCTATCCAGTACACCAAACTGGCTAATACACTACGGGAAGTCGACAAATCGCAGGAGTCGATTAGTTTGCTCAAGCGTGCCATGCCCGCCGTCAAATCCAAAAATTTGTACATGGAAGCGGTAATTAACGAGTTAATGGGACTGTCCTATAATGACCTGAAAGACCAGGCCACCGCGCTGAATTACTTGGAAGAAGCCCGCACCCAGTATACGAAATTGAAATACGTTGCCAGTGCCTGGGCCGTTAATGAGGTGATCCGGGATATTTCGGGCAAAAATGTGTATGCCGGTATCCAGATCGGGTCCTCCGATATTACGCTCGTTATTCTCAAGACGAAGTATGAAAGTGATTTCTACGAGAAGACTATCCAGTCAACCGTTAACATCCCGAACGCGACCTTGTTTGCCAATGCATCGCCGTCCTACCAGGCCGGTCAAAATGGCCTGAAACAGTGCCTTGATTCGATACAGCACTACAATATTCCCAACGAACGGATTTTTGTCGTGCTTAGCAGCGAAGCACGGGAGAGCCTGCAACATGCCGCGGCCAACAAGCAGAGCTTTTACAGCCAGTTGACTCAGGCGCTACCAAACGGAGCTTTGCGGATTGATACCACGATTACCTCCCGCCGTCAGGCCGAGCTGTTTACCATCGGGGCCATCCCGCGCAAAGTGTGGTCAACAACGTCGGCCCTCAATATTGGCGGTACCAGTACCATTGGGGGGTACATTGACCCGACTCCGGAGTCGCAACCGTCCGGTAAACGGCAGAGTACCGGGCAGATTGGGGGCCTTGCCAACAGAACATTTCACGGGATCGAAACGCCGGTAGGGGTCAGTTCCCTGGTTAGTAAGATTGAAAACGGCCGTTCCCTGAACATGGATGCTTTCCGACGGGAGGCCCAGCGGGTGGTAAAGACGGTTACGGACACGGCCCTGATTCCTCAGCTGACCAAGGCGGGGCAGGGGTTCCAGAAACGGTCGACCGTTGGTCTGGCCGGCGACATTGCGCTGGCCGTTGTGACGTATCTGCACCCCGAACGGGCGGGCGTTACTGCGGTACCAATAACGCTGGACGACATGGAGCGCTTCAGACGGTCTGTACTGACCAACTACCGGGCGTTGACCCGGCCCGATCTTTCCGGTATTACCGATAGAACGGTGCGGGAAACCGTAGAAAATGACCTGACGAATCTGGATAAGCAGCTGGATGAGAAGCACCTTATTGCGGGTACGCTCTGGCTCGAGTCGATCATGAAAGCTTATAACAATGGTTCATCGCCAAAGCGCTTTGTGTTTATCCGCAATGCCGACACGGGTTGGGTAACGGGTAAGTTTCTGGAAACGATCAACTATGAATACGAATCAACGATTGCCAAAGGGGCTTTGTATACGCGCTAA
- a CDS encoding LytR/AlgR family response regulator transcription factor, with amino-acid sequence MVYIHLPGQHQPVQVDSIVWLKSEANYTWVYFLDGSSKIISQPLGWFEKKLDFIRIHRSSLANPVHVKHFSQKKSRTGSIELVNGMTLMVSRNRLEHTVTRLKQISGLSRL; translated from the coding sequence ATGGTTTATATACATCTTCCGGGTCAACACCAGCCCGTACAGGTGGATTCGATTGTTTGGTTGAAAAGTGAAGCTAATTACACCTGGGTTTACTTTTTGGATGGAAGTTCCAAGATCATATCTCAGCCACTGGGCTGGTTCGAAAAAAAATTAGACTTCATTCGTATTCATCGGTCAAGCCTGGCAAATCCGGTTCATGTCAAACACTTCAGTCAGAAAAAGAGTCGGACGGGCTCAATCGAACTGGTGAATGGTATGACCCTGATGGTATCCCGCAATCGGCTGGAGCATACCGTCACCCGGTTAAAGCAAATATCCGGTCTTTCCAGACTTTAA